One Rosa chinensis cultivar Old Blush chromosome 5, RchiOBHm-V2, whole genome shotgun sequence genomic region harbors:
- the LOC112203527 gene encoding homeobox-leucine zipper protein ATHB-52: MDFFQTPSNKNQFHHKKKRLTQDQVKLLERSFSSDNKLEPDRKLLLAKQLGIPARQVAIWYQNKRARWKTQSLELGYNAIQVQLETALAEKRKLEKDVERLKGELNRAHELLLDLNNQRQVGGDNHPVVCSVFSASCDQEGAASSSLQLGDHVVNHEVKEFEELYACLIGM; encoded by the coding sequence ATGGATTTTTTCCAAACCCCAAGCAACAAGAACCAATTCCATCACAAGAAAAAGAGGCTAACCCAAGACCAAGTGAAGCTTCTGGAGAGAAGCTTCAGCTCCGACAACAAGCTCGAGCCAGACCGCAAGCTCCTGCTGGCCAAACAGCTCGGAATCCCGGCCAGACAGGTTGCCATTTGGTACCAAAACAAGCGAGCGCGGTGGAAGACGCAGAGCCTCGAGCTCGGCTACAATGCGATTCAAGTGCAGCTGGAGACTGCATTAGCGGAAAAGAGGAAACTGGAGAAAGATGTTGAGAGGCTTAAAGGAGAGTTAAACAGGGCTCATGAGCTGTTGTTGGATTTGAATAACCAAAGACAAGTAGGTGGTGATAATCATCCTGTGGTTTGCTCAGTGTTTTCAGCTTCTTGTGATCAAGAGGGTGCTGCTAGCTCTAGTTTGCAGCTTGGGGATCATGTGGTTAATCATGAGGTTAAGGAGTTTGAGGAGCTCTATGCTTGTTTGATTGGCATGTAG
- the LOC112168193 gene encoding uncharacterized protein At4g28440: MSSTTATNKAGPASAQQSNAKPGLRKPVFVKVSDLRPGTSGHTLVVKVISSTTVLQKGRSVSQHLRQTRISECLIGDETGTILFTARNDQVDLMKPDTTVILRNAKIDMFKGSMRLAVDKWGRIEVTEPANFVVKENNNLSLVEYELVSVVEE, encoded by the exons ATGTCGTCGACGACCGCCACCAACAAAGCGGGACCGGCGTCGGCCCAGCAGAGCAATGCGAAGCCGGGGCTCCGAAAGCCCGTGTTCGTCAAGGTCAGCGATCTCAGGCCCGGGACGAGCGGCCACACTCTCGTCGTCAAGGTCATCAGCTCCACCACCGTGTTGCAGAAGGGCCGATCGGTGTCTCAGCACCTCCGCCAGACCCGAATCTCCGAGTGCCTCATTGGGGATGAGACCGGGACCATTCTCTTCACCGCCAGAAATGATCAAG TTGACTTGATGAAACCTGATACCACTGTTATTCTCCGGAATGCTAAGATCGACATGTTTAAGGGATCCATGAGGCTAGCAGTTGACAAATGGGGCCGTATTGAGGTGACCGAGCCTGCAAACTTTGTAGTCAAGGAGAACAACAATCTCTCTTTAGTTGAATATGAGCTGGTGAGTGTTGTAGAAGAATGA
- the LOC112166398 gene encoding E3 SUMO-protein ligase MMS21 isoform X2, producing MASTSSRTHGIAGRIRTAATNLYSDNQSLLGDIRKSFNVLKEVAVDLERANQFDKVKEIENAAVELLATCEHCMHLSSAIQYVGDNYEPPPENVHHAGQPMPGDDQEDIVMTSTDGNLRNTTCPVSGKAITDLEDPVCSVDCKHIYQTKEIMHYLQLKGGRGPCPIAGCPKMLQVDKLVRDPLLLVEIQELRDMRKHQTADTNVIEDFTELDEDD from the exons ATGGCCTCGACCTCCTCTCGGACTCATGGCATCGCCGGTCGGATCCGAACCGCTGCAACCAATCTTTACTCCGACAACCAGTCCCTGCTCGGC GATattcgaaaatctttcaatgTGTTGAAGGAAGTTGCTGTTGATTTGGAGAGAGCTAATCAGTTTGacaag GTGAAGGAGATTGAAAATGCTGCTGTTGAATTGCTGGCTACTTGTGAACACTGTATGCATCTCTCATCAGCAATTCAATATGTTGGAGATAACTACGAACCTCCTCCAGAG AATGTTCATCATGCAGGACAGCCTATGCCAGGTGACGACCAGGAGGACATCGTAATGACTAGTACTGATGGCAATCTTCGGAATACCACTTGCCCAGTAAGTGGAAAGGCTATCACGGATTTGGAAGATCCAGTCTGCAG TGTTGACTGCAAGCATATATATCAAACAAAGGAGATTATGCATTACTTGCAGTTAAAGGGGGGACGTGGACCATGCCCAATTGCAG GTTGTCCTAAGATGTTGCAGGTGGACAAATTGGTTCGTGATCCATTGCTACTAGTTGAAATTCAAGAATTGCGTGATATGAGGAAGCACCAGACCGCTGATACTAACGTGATAGAGGATTTCACTGAGCTGGATGAAGATGATTAA
- the LOC112166398 gene encoding E3 SUMO-protein ligase MMS21 isoform X1: MASTSSRTHGIAGRIRTAATNLYSDNQSLLGDIRKSFNVLKEVAVDLERANQFDKVKEIENAAVELLATCEHCMHLSSAIQYVGDNYEPPPEPSQLTDFEKLLKNEVAKQKAKSSSTTVNHSMIRQFREAVWNVHHAGQPMPGDDQEDIVMTSTDGNLRNTTCPVSGKAITDLEDPVCSVDCKHIYQTKEIMHYLQLKGGRGPCPIAGCPKMLQVDKLVRDPLLLVEIQELRDMRKHQTADTNVIEDFTELDEDD, translated from the exons ATGGCCTCGACCTCCTCTCGGACTCATGGCATCGCCGGTCGGATCCGAACCGCTGCAACCAATCTTTACTCCGACAACCAGTCCCTGCTCGGC GATattcgaaaatctttcaatgTGTTGAAGGAAGTTGCTGTTGATTTGGAGAGAGCTAATCAGTTTGacaag GTGAAGGAGATTGAAAATGCTGCTGTTGAATTGCTGGCTACTTGTGAACACTGTATGCATCTCTCATCAGCAATTCAATATGTTGGAGATAACTACGAACCTCCTCCAGAG CCGAGTCAGCTTACTGATTTTGAGAAGTTGCTCAAAAATGAGGTTGCAAAGCAAAAGGCTAAATCATCTTCAACTACAGTAAACCATTCTATGATACGTCAATTCCGGGAAGCTGTCTGG AATGTTCATCATGCAGGACAGCCTATGCCAGGTGACGACCAGGAGGACATCGTAATGACTAGTACTGATGGCAATCTTCGGAATACCACTTGCCCAGTAAGTGGAAAGGCTATCACGGATTTGGAAGATCCAGTCTGCAG TGTTGACTGCAAGCATATATATCAAACAAAGGAGATTATGCATTACTTGCAGTTAAAGGGGGGACGTGGACCATGCCCAATTGCAG GTTGTCCTAAGATGTTGCAGGTGGACAAATTGGTTCGTGATCCATTGCTACTAGTTGAAATTCAAGAATTGCGTGATATGAGGAAGCACCAGACCGCTGATACTAACGTGATAGAGGATTTCACTGAGCTGGATGAAGATGATTAA
- the LOC112202320 gene encoding uncharacterized exonuclease domain-containing protein At3g15140, with amino-acid sequence MSFPRAIVTRPLLPLLFSTTLTKPFIKTSRPLPSMRPFTAFASLPASQQVGEPSTPAFPAPKRSGERWKPMCLYYTQGKCTMMEDPAHMEKFNHDCSRDLQVKNSMSNLICSQHLDYFLVLDLEGKIEILEFPVLIIDAKTMNVVDFFHRFVRPTEMSEKRINEYIEGKYGKFGVDRVWHDTAIPFKDVLQQFEEWLTLHQLWREEVGGCLNQAAFVTCGNWDLKTKVPEQCKVAKVKLPSYFMEWINLKDVYLNFYKRRATGMMTMMKELHMPLLGSHHLGFDDSKNIARVLQHMLADGAILQITARRDHNSPEKVEFLFKNRIR; translated from the exons ATGTCATTCCCAAGAGCCATAGTAACTCGGCCTCTGCTTCCACTACTCTTCTCGACCACTCTTACTAAACCCTTCATCAAAACCTCTCGCCCACTCCCTTCAATGCGTCCCTTCACCGCCTTCGCCTCTCTCCCTGCTTCCCAACAAGTCGGTGAGCCGTCCACTCCGGCATTCCCAGCTCCGAAAAGGAGCGGCGAGAGGTGGAAGCCCATGTGCTTGTACTACACACAAGGGAAGTGCACCATG ATGGAGGATCCTGCCCACATGGAGAAGTTCAATCATGATTGCTCCAGAGATCTTCAAGTGAAAAATTCCATGTCAAACCTCATTTGCTCTCAGCACTTGGATTATTTTCTTGTGCTTGATCTGGAGggaaaaattgaaattcttGAGTTTCCAGTTCTAATCATTGATGCAAAAACCATGAATGTTGTTGATTTTTTTCACAG GTTTGTAAGGCCAACGGAGATGAGCGAGAAAAGGATAAATGAATATATTGAAGGAAAGTATGGCAAATTTGGAGTCGACCG TGTTTGGCATGACACAGCTATACCATTTAAGGATGTTCTTCAACAATTTGAAGAATGGTTAACTCTGCATCAACTGTGGAGAGAAGAGGTGGGCGGGTGTCTTAATCAAGCAGCATTCGTAACTTG TGGAAACTGggatttgaaaacaaaagttcCTGAACAATGCAAAGTGGCAAAGGTGAAGCTTCCGTCATATTTTATGGAATGGATCAATCTCAAAGATGTCTATCTAAATTTTTACAAGAGAAGG GCCACAGGAATGATGACAATGATGAAGGAACTTCACATGCCATTGTTGGGAAGTCACCATCTTGGATTTGATGACTCAAAGAACATAGCAAGGGTGTTGCAACACATGCTTGCTGATGGTGCAATACTGCAGATTACAGCTAGGAGGGATCATAATTCTCCTGAGAAGGTTGAATTTCTATTCAAGAACAGAATAAG GTAA